One segment of Pseudomonas asgharzadehiana DNA contains the following:
- a CDS encoding LysR family transcriptional regulator, which yields MLSAELKAFFMVARLGSITQAAKKLGLSQPTVTTQIRNLESHYGVELFYRGGRRLTVSDEGARLLPMVKALLQQEADIEFFLRNNGQVQGALRIAATAPYYILDLVKAFRERLPQVDVSVEIGNSQQVLEALDEYRVDVAASSQLLEDPRLIRRVLGTDPLVLAVHRNHPLAQHEHVPLTALAGHTLLMREAGSTTRRLTEEMLQGAGVSCGPLLEIGSRESIREAVLRNIGISIIARQEVPHDPQLRVLTLENAPQIAEYLYCLKERKAARLPAAFLGLAQEMSPL from the coding sequence GTGCTGAGTGCTGAGCTGAAGGCGTTTTTCATGGTCGCCCGCCTGGGCAGCATCACCCAGGCGGCGAAAAAACTCGGCCTCAGCCAGCCCACGGTTACCACCCAGATACGCAACCTGGAAAGTCATTACGGCGTCGAGCTGTTCTACCGTGGCGGCCGCCGCCTTACCGTCAGCGACGAGGGCGCGCGGCTGTTGCCGATGGTCAAGGCGCTGTTGCAGCAGGAAGCGGATATCGAATTTTTCCTGCGCAACAACGGCCAGGTCCAGGGCGCCTTGCGCATTGCGGCAACGGCGCCGTATTACATTCTTGATCTGGTCAAAGCCTTTCGCGAGCGCCTGCCGCAAGTGGACGTGTCGGTAGAAATCGGCAACTCCCAACAAGTCCTCGAAGCGTTGGACGAATACCGCGTCGATGTCGCCGCCTCGTCGCAGTTGCTCGAAGACCCGCGCCTGATCCGCCGTGTGCTCGGTACCGACCCCCTGGTGCTGGCGGTGCACCGCAATCATCCCCTGGCCCAGCACGAGCATGTGCCGTTGACCGCACTGGCCGGGCACACGTTGTTGATGCGCGAAGCCGGTTCCACGACACGGCGCCTGACCGAAGAGATGTTGCAAGGGGCCGGCGTCAGCTGCGGCCCGCTGCTGGAAATCGGCAGCCGCGAATCGATCCGCGAGGCCGTGCTGCGCAATATCGGCATCAGCATCATTGCCCGCCAGGAAGTGCCTCATGACCCGCAACTGCGGGTGCTGACCTTGGAGAATGCGCCGCAGATCGCGGAGTATCTGTACTGCCTCAAAGAGCGCAAAGCCGCGCGGCTGCCGGCGGCGTTCCTCGGGTTGGCGCAGGAGATGTCGCCGCTCTGA
- a CDS encoding heavy metal translocating P-type ATPase, with translation MSDSLHTPHKHDHDHGEKKLTPVHNHGHGGACCSGTPAPAVVQLSEAPTAGSRLSTFRIEAMDCPTEQTLIQNKLGKLAGVQQLEFNLINRILGVTHDLPSTAPIIDAIKSLGMQADPIEQGTPAAEPPAKKHWWPLALSGVGALAAEVLHFTNAAPTWVIAIVALVSILSGGLTTYKKGWIALKNLNLNINALMSIAVTGAVLIGQWPEAAMVMFLFTVAELIEAKSLDRARNAISGLMQMTPEQATVRQADGSWAEQEVKNVEIGAIVRVKPGERIGLDGEVTVGQSTIDQAPITGESLPIEKTVGDKVFAGTINQAGSLEYAVTAAANNSTLARIIHAVEQAQGARAPTQRFVDSFSRVYTPAVFLFALGVAVIPPLFMGGMWFDWVYRALVLLVVACPCALVISTPVTIVSGLAAAARKGILIKGGVYLEGGYKLDYLALDKTGTITHGKPVQTDYLALFPNVEDHAQALAASLAGRSDHPVSLAIANAAVDKHLPTHTVDNFEALAGRGVRGDINGQTYHLGNHRLVEDLGLCSSALEEKLFALEKQGKSVVLLLDKSGPLALFAVADTVKDSSREAIQQLHELGIKTLMLTGDNTHTAQAIAAQVGIDQAQGDLLPTDKLHAIETLYSHGSRVGMVGDGINDAPALARAEIGFAMAAAGTDTAIETADVALMDDDLRKIPAFIRLSRQTSSILKQNIALALVIKAIFLAVTFLGMATMWMAVFADMGVSLLVVFNGLRLLRK, from the coding sequence ATGAGCGATTCCCTGCACACCCCACACAAACACGACCATGACCACGGCGAGAAGAAGCTGACGCCCGTGCATAACCACGGCCACGGCGGCGCCTGTTGTTCCGGCACGCCGGCCCCTGCGGTGGTGCAACTGAGCGAAGCGCCTACCGCCGGCTCACGCCTGAGCACATTCCGTATCGAGGCCATGGACTGCCCCACCGAGCAAACACTGATCCAAAACAAGCTGGGCAAGCTGGCCGGCGTGCAGCAGTTGGAATTCAACCTGATCAACCGCATCCTCGGCGTCACCCATGACCTGCCGAGCACGGCGCCGATCATCGACGCGATCAAATCCCTCGGCATGCAGGCCGACCCGATTGAACAAGGCACACCGGCCGCCGAGCCGCCCGCCAAGAAACACTGGTGGCCGCTGGCGTTGTCCGGCGTAGGGGCGTTGGCGGCCGAAGTACTGCACTTCACCAACGCTGCGCCCACGTGGGTGATTGCCATCGTGGCGCTGGTGTCGATCCTCAGCGGCGGCCTCACCACCTACAAAAAGGGCTGGATTGCCCTGAAAAACCTCAACCTGAACATCAACGCGTTGATGAGCATCGCTGTCACCGGCGCGGTGCTGATCGGCCAATGGCCGGAAGCCGCCATGGTGATGTTCCTGTTCACCGTGGCCGAACTGATCGAAGCCAAGTCCCTGGACCGTGCGCGCAATGCCATCAGCGGCTTGATGCAGATGACGCCGGAGCAGGCGACGGTGCGACAGGCTGACGGCAGTTGGGCGGAACAGGAGGTCAAAAACGTCGAAATTGGGGCTATTGTGCGGGTAAAGCCAGGCGAGCGGATTGGCCTGGACGGAGAGGTCACGGTAGGTCAATCCACCATTGACCAAGCGCCGATTACCGGCGAAAGCCTACCGATTGAAAAGACCGTGGGCGACAAAGTCTTCGCCGGCACCATCAACCAGGCCGGTTCCCTGGAATACGCCGTGACGGCAGCGGCCAACAACTCGACGCTGGCGCGGATCATCCACGCCGTTGAGCAGGCCCAAGGGGCCCGCGCACCGACTCAGCGCTTCGTTGACAGTTTTTCCAGGGTCTACACCCCGGCGGTGTTCCTGTTTGCCCTGGGTGTGGCGGTTATCCCGCCGCTGTTCATGGGCGGTATGTGGTTCGACTGGGTCTACCGCGCCCTGGTGCTGCTGGTGGTCGCATGCCCCTGCGCGCTGGTGATTTCCACCCCGGTGACCATCGTCAGCGGCCTGGCGGCGGCGGCGCGCAAAGGCATCCTGATCAAGGGCGGCGTGTACTTGGAAGGCGGTTACAAGCTCGACTACCTGGCGCTGGACAAGACCGGCACGATTACCCACGGCAAGCCGGTGCAAACCGATTACCTGGCACTGTTCCCCAACGTTGAAGACCACGCGCAGGCCTTGGCCGCGAGCCTGGCCGGGCGGTCGGACCACCCCGTGTCGCTGGCCATCGCCAACGCGGCTGTGGATAAACACCTGCCGACCCACACGGTGGATAACTTCGAAGCCCTGGCCGGTCGGGGTGTGCGCGGTGATATCAACGGCCAGACCTACCACTTGGGCAATCACCGTCTGGTGGAAGACCTTGGCCTGTGTTCATCGGCGCTGGAAGAAAAACTCTTCGCCCTGGAGAAACAAGGCAAGTCCGTGGTGCTGCTGCTCGACAAGTCCGGCCCGCTGGCACTGTTCGCCGTGGCCGACACGGTCAAGGACAGTAGCCGCGAAGCCATCCAGCAACTGCACGAGCTGGGCATCAAGACCCTGATGCTCACGGGCGACAACACCCATACCGCCCAGGCGATTGCGGCTCAGGTGGGCATCGACCAGGCCCAGGGCGACCTGTTGCCCACCGACAAATTGCACGCCATCGAAACCCTCTACAGCCACGGCAGCCGCGTGGGCATGGTGGGTGACGGCATCAACGACGCCCCGGCGCTGGCCCGCGCCGAAATTGGCTTTGCCATGGCCGCCGCCGGCACCGACACCGCCATCGAGACCGCCGACGTGGCGCTGATGGACGATGATTTGCGCAAGATCCCGGCTTTCATTCGGTTGTCGCGGCAAACGTCGAGTATCCTCAAGCAGAACATCGCCCTGGCGTTGGTGATCAAGGCCATCTTCCTGGCAGTCACGTTCCTGGGCATGGCCACCATGTGGATGGCCGTGTTCGCCGACATGGGCGTGAGCCTGCTGGTGGTGTTCAATGGCCTGCGCCTGTTGCGCAAATGA
- the cadR gene encoding Cd(II)/Pb(II)-responsive transcriptional regulator, whose product MKIGELAKLTDCPVETIRYYEKESLLPPPARTDANYRVYTQAHTERLVFIRNCRSLDMTLAEIRSLLSLRDSPQDQCESVNALIDEHIHHVKARIDGLLALQEQLLDLRQRCGGGEQCGILQRLEVSGSVQASEAEPSHVGRSHGH is encoded by the coding sequence ATGAAGATCGGCGAACTGGCCAAACTCACCGATTGCCCGGTGGAAACCATCCGCTATTACGAGAAAGAAAGCCTGCTGCCGCCCCCGGCACGCACTGACGCCAACTACCGCGTGTACACCCAGGCGCACACCGAACGGCTGGTCTTTATCCGTAACTGCCGCAGCCTCGACATGACCCTGGCAGAAATCCGCAGCCTGCTCAGCCTGCGCGACAGCCCTCAGGACCAGTGCGAAAGCGTGAATGCGTTGATCGACGAACACATCCATCACGTAAAAGCGCGGATCGATGGGCTGTTGGCGTTGCAGGAGCAACTGCTGGACCTGCGCCAGCGCTGTGGGGGTGGGGAGCAGTGCGGGATTTTGCAACGGCTGGAGGTCAGCGGAAGTGTGCAGGCCAGCGAGGCTGAGCCTTCGCATGTGGGCAGAAGCCATGGCCATTAA
- a CDS encoding thymidylate synthase translates to MKQYLELLNDVVTNGLTKGDRTGTGTKAVFARQYRHNLADGFPLLTTKKLHFKSIANELIWMLSGNTNIKWLNENGVRIWDEWATEDGDLGPVYGEQWTAWPTKDGGTINQIDYMVHTLKTNPNSRRILFHGWNVEYLPDETKSPQENAQNGKQALPPCHLLYQAFVHEGHLSMQLYIRSSDVFLGLPYNTAALALLTHMLAQQCDLIPHEIIVTTGDTHAYSNHMEQIRTQLARTPKKLPELVIKRKPASIYDYKFEDFEIVGYDADPSIKADVAI, encoded by the coding sequence ATGAAGCAATATCTCGAGCTGCTGAACGACGTCGTGACCAATGGCCTGACCAAGGGCGATCGCACCGGCACCGGCACCAAGGCTGTGTTCGCCCGTCAGTATCGGCATAACCTGGCCGACGGTTTCCCGCTGCTGACCACCAAGAAGCTTCACTTCAAAAGCATCGCCAACGAGCTGATCTGGATGTTGAGCGGCAATACCAATATCAAGTGGCTAAACGAAAACGGCGTGCGCATCTGGGACGAATGGGCCACCGAAGACGGCGACCTGGGCCCGGTATACGGCGAACAGTGGACCGCCTGGCCGACCAAGGACGGCGGCACGATCAATCAGATCGACTATATGGTTCATACGCTCAAGACCAACCCTAACAGCCGCCGCATCCTGTTCCACGGCTGGAACGTCGAATATCTGCCGGACGAAACCAAGAGCCCCCAGGAAAACGCGCAAAACGGCAAGCAAGCCCTGCCGCCGTGCCATTTGCTGTACCAGGCATTCGTGCATGAGGGGCATCTGTCGATGCAGTTGTACATTCGCAGTTCCGATGTGTTCCTCGGCCTGCCGTACAACACGGCGGCCCTGGCCCTGCTCACCCATATGCTGGCCCAACAGTGCGACCTGATCCCCCACGAGATCATCGTCACCACCGGCGACACCCACGCCTACAGCAACCATATGGAACAGATCCGCACCCAGCTGGCGCGCACGCCGAAGAAGCTGCCGGAACTGGTGATCAAGCGTAAGCCTGCGTCTATCTACGATTACAAATTCGAAGATTTTGAGATCGTGGGCTACGACGCCGACCCAAGCATCAAGGCCGACGTCGCGATCTAA
- the lgt gene encoding prolipoprotein diacylglyceryl transferase has translation MLPYPQIDPVALAIGPLKIHWYGLMYLIGIGGAWLLASRRLNRFDPTWTKEKLSDMVFWLSMGVIVGGRLGYVLFYDLPAYIANPMLIFEVWKGGMAFHGGFIGVMIAAWWFGRRNGKSFFELMDFVAPLVPIGLGAGRIGNFINAELWGKPTDVPWAMVFPPFSDPAQLPRHPSQLYQFALEGVALFLILYLFSRKPRPTMAVSGMFALFYGIFRFIVEFVRVPDAQLGYLAWGWLTMGQVLSMPMILVGLGLLWWAYNRPQPLKNTAL, from the coding sequence ATGCTGCCTTACCCGCAGATCGACCCGGTGGCCCTGGCCATCGGTCCGCTGAAAATCCACTGGTACGGGTTGATGTACCTGATCGGCATCGGCGGTGCCTGGCTGTTGGCGTCTCGGCGCCTGAACCGTTTCGACCCGACCTGGACCAAGGAGAAACTCTCCGACATGGTGTTCTGGCTGTCGATGGGGGTGATTGTCGGCGGGCGTCTGGGGTATGTGTTGTTCTACGATCTTCCGGCGTATATCGCCAACCCGATGCTGATTTTCGAAGTGTGGAAGGGCGGCATGGCGTTCCACGGTGGCTTCATCGGTGTGATGATCGCCGCCTGGTGGTTTGGCCGGCGCAACGGCAAATCGTTCTTCGAACTGATGGATTTCGTCGCGCCATTGGTGCCGATCGGCCTGGGCGCCGGGCGTATCGGTAACTTCATCAATGCCGAGCTGTGGGGCAAGCCGACCGACGTGCCGTGGGCCATGGTCTTCCCGCCGTTCAGCGACCCGGCGCAACTGCCGCGCCATCCGTCGCAGTTGTACCAGTTCGCCCTGGAAGGTGTGGCGCTGTTCCTGATCCTTTATCTGTTCTCGCGCAAGCCACGCCCGACCATGGCGGTGTCCGGTATGTTCGCGTTGTTCTACGGGATCTTCCGCTTTATCGTCGAGTTCGTGCGTGTGCCGGACGCACAGCTGGGCTACCTGGCGTGGGGCTGGTTGACCATGGGGCAGGTGCTCAGCATGCCGATGATTCTCGTGGGCCTGGGCCTGCTGTGGTGGGCGTACAATCGCCCGCAACCGTTGAAGAACACCGCGCTTTGA
- a CDS encoding sulfite exporter TauE/SafE family protein, which translates to MEFLLYLLLGACAGVLAGLFGVGGGIIIVPVLVFSFTAQGFDPQVLTHLAVGTSLATIIFTSVNAVREHHRRGAVRWPIFLWMTVGILIGAGFGALTAEAISGPHLQKIIGVFALIVALQLGLDFKPKASRTVPGKVGLTLAGTVIGWASAIFGIGGGSLTVPFLTWRSVPMQQAVATSSACGLPIALASALSFMILGWHDPLLPAHSLGFVYLPALLGIALTSMVFARFGARLAHRLSPRLLKRLFAGLLFCVGINFLI; encoded by the coding sequence ATGGAATTTCTGCTGTATTTGCTGCTGGGCGCCTGCGCGGGCGTGCTCGCGGGGCTGTTCGGCGTGGGCGGTGGGATTATCATTGTGCCGGTGCTGGTGTTCAGCTTCACCGCGCAGGGCTTCGACCCGCAGGTGCTGACCCATCTGGCCGTGGGCACGTCCCTGGCGACGATCATTTTTACTTCGGTCAATGCCGTGCGTGAGCACCACCGACGTGGCGCGGTGCGTTGGCCGATCTTCCTGTGGATGACGGTAGGCATTTTGATCGGCGCAGGCTTCGGCGCGCTGACGGCCGAGGCGATTTCCGGCCCGCACTTGCAGAAGATCATTGGCGTGTTCGCGCTGATCGTGGCCCTGCAATTGGGCCTGGATTTCAAACCCAAGGCCAGCCGCACGGTGCCGGGCAAGGTCGGGCTGACCCTGGCCGGTACGGTGATCGGCTGGGCCTCGGCGATTTTCGGCATCGGTGGCGGCTCGCTGACCGTACCGTTCCTGACCTGGCGCAGCGTGCCCATGCAACAGGCGGTGGCCACCTCGTCGGCCTGCGGCCTGCCGATCGCCCTGGCGAGTGCATTAAGTTTCATGATTCTGGGCTGGCACGACCCGCTGTTGCCCGCTCATAGTCTGGGGTTCGTGTATTTGCCGGCGCTGCTGGGCATTGCCTTGACCAGCATGGTGTTTGCGCGCTTTGGCGCACGCCTGGCGCACCGGTTGTCGCCACGCCTGTTGAAGCGGCTGTTCGCCGGCCTGCTGTTCTGCGTCGGTATAAACTTTCTGATTTAA
- a CDS encoding NRDE family protein: MCLIVFAWRPGHAQPLIVAANRDEFYARPSLPLAQWEDAPHVYAGRDLEAGGTWLGVNAEGRFAALTNIRDPHQPPARKSRGELVARFLSGSLSIEDYLAEVNGRSIEYAGFNLLVGTRDELWHYNANHTEPTQLKPGVYGLSNAGLDTPWPKLLKAKAALSELLTDPQPEALLEVLSDPQTAPFAELPDTGVGLATESLLSSVFIASPSYGTRASTALIVNADGTRRMVERSFGPQGGRLGEVELNL; the protein is encoded by the coding sequence ATGTGCCTGATTGTTTTCGCCTGGCGACCGGGCCACGCCCAACCGCTGATCGTCGCGGCCAACCGTGATGAGTTTTATGCACGCCCCAGCCTGCCCTTGGCCCAGTGGGAGGACGCGCCCCATGTCTATGCCGGCCGCGATCTGGAAGCGGGCGGCACCTGGTTGGGGGTCAATGCCGAAGGGCGATTTGCGGCCCTGACCAATATCCGTGATCCGCATCAGCCGCCGGCACGCAAGTCTCGCGGGGAATTGGTGGCGCGGTTTCTCAGTGGTTCGCTGTCGATTGAGGATTATTTGGCCGAGGTTAACGGCCGTTCGATTGAATATGCCGGGTTCAACCTGCTGGTGGGGACGCGGGATGAGTTGTGGCACTACAACGCCAATCACACCGAGCCCACGCAGTTGAAACCGGGCGTGTATGGGTTATCCAACGCAGGGCTGGACACGCCTTGGCCAAAACTGCTTAAGGCCAAAGCCGCGCTGAGCGAATTGCTGACCGATCCGCAGCCCGAAGCGCTATTGGAGGTTCTGAGCGATCCGCAGACAGCGCCGTTTGCCGAGCTGCCGGATACCGGCGTGGGCCTGGCCACCGAGAGTCTGCTGTCGAGCGTGTTTATCGCCAGCCCCAGTTATGGAACACGGGCCAGTACGGCGTTGATTGTGAATGCCGATGGGACACGGCGGATGGTGGAGCGCAGTTTCGGGCCGCAGGGTGGGCGGTTGGGCGAGGTCGAACTCAATTTATAA